A genome region from Brassica oleracea var. oleracea cultivar TO1000 chromosome C2, BOL, whole genome shotgun sequence includes the following:
- the LOC106326715 gene encoding vesicle-associated protein 1-4-like isoform X2: protein MNISLVFALVVLLAVGANQVTHQERLKRLMSLLAIPVHWISRNMLRCGCSHTEALFEFQVTDGTKVLEGCEVLKCGFSLYYATDELRIKSTVSGPLEANQYISYSENVTISNVRPESGTEERSPAQRTATSYQPPTTESRVSPHVYGTSDMDPLLSGEPQQYRADLQTLIHSQAGLGRSHSQIFVSFHGGDLRRTFVRHLVSTLTDAGISVFTDNDKGNGIKLQNFYKRIEESKIAVAIFSERYIESHFCLDELVAMDKLVRENKLLVIPVFYNVKPSDVKHLKGEFGRRFKEMRVRYKDEAEKVLKWET from the exons ATGAATATTAGTCTCGTATTCGCTTTAGTTGTATTATTGGCAGTTGGAGCAAATCAAGTAACACACCAGGAAAGATTGAAGCGTCTCATGTCTTTATTGGCTATACCAGTACATTGGATATCAAGAAATATGTTGAGGTGCGGATGTAGTCATACTGAGGCTTTGTTTGAATTTCAAGTGACTGATGGTACAAAAGTGTTAGAAGGTTGTGAGGTGCTGAAGTGTGGCTTTAGTTTGTACTATGCAACCGATGAATTGCGGATAAAATCTACTGTCAGTGGCCCTCTTGAAGCAAATCAGTACATATCGTATTCAGAAAACG TGACAATCTCGAATGTAAGACCGGAGAGCGGAACAGAAGAGAGATCACCAGCGCAAAGAACC GCTACCAGTTACCAACCACCGACCACTGAGTCTCGTGTATCTCCTCATGTGTATGGAACATCGGATATGGACCCCCTGTTGTCTGGGGAACCCCAACAATACAGAGCCGACCTT CAAACTCTCATACA TTCTCAAGCTGGACTTGGACGAAGTCATTCTCAGATTTTTGTCAGTTTTCATGGAGGTGACCTGCGCAGGACCTTTGTCAGACATCTCGTTAGTACTTTGACAGATGCTGGGATCAGCGTCTTCACAGACAATGATAAGGGAAATGGGATAAAACTACAAAATTTCTACAAGAGGATAGAGGAGTCTAAGATTGCAGTCGCCATCTTCTCCGAGAGGTACATCGAGTCACATTTTTGCTTGGACGAGCTTGTAGCAATGGACAAGCTTGTAAGGGAAAACAAACTCTTGGTGATTCCTGTCTTCTACAATGTGAAACCAAGCGACGTGAAGCATCTCAAGGGAGAATTCGGTAGACGTTTCAAAGAGATGAGAGTAAGATACAAGGACGAAGCTGAGAAGGTCCTGAAGTGGGAGACTTAG
- the LOC106326715 gene encoding vesicle-associated protein 1-4-like isoform X1, whose product MNISLVFALVVLLAVGANQVTHQERLKRLMSLLAIPVHWISRNMLRCGCSHTEALFEFQVTDGTKVLEGCEVLKCGFSLYYATDELRIKSTVSGPLEANQYISYSENVTISNVRPESGTEERSPAQRTATSYQPPTTESRVSPHVYGTSDMDPLLSGEPQQYRADLFPAVASSSSQAGLGRSHSQIFVSFHGGDLRRTFVRHLVSTLTDAGISVFTDNDKGNGIKLQNFYKRIEESKIAVAIFSERYIESHFCLDELVAMDKLVRENKLLVIPVFYNVKPSDVKHLKGEFGRRFKEMRVRYKDEAEKVLKWET is encoded by the exons ATGAATATTAGTCTCGTATTCGCTTTAGTTGTATTATTGGCAGTTGGAGCAAATCAAGTAACACACCAGGAAAGATTGAAGCGTCTCATGTCTTTATTGGCTATACCAGTACATTGGATATCAAGAAATATGTTGAGGTGCGGATGTAGTCATACTGAGGCTTTGTTTGAATTTCAAGTGACTGATGGTACAAAAGTGTTAGAAGGTTGTGAGGTGCTGAAGTGTGGCTTTAGTTTGTACTATGCAACCGATGAATTGCGGATAAAATCTACTGTCAGTGGCCCTCTTGAAGCAAATCAGTACATATCGTATTCAGAAAACG TGACAATCTCGAATGTAAGACCGGAGAGCGGAACAGAAGAGAGATCACCAGCGCAAAGAACC GCTACCAGTTACCAACCACCGACCACTGAGTCTCGTGTATCTCCTCATGTGTATGGAACATCGGATATGGACCCCCTGTTGTCTGGGGAACCCCAACAATACAGAGCCGACCTT TTTCCCGCAGTTGCATCTTCTTCTTCTCAAGCTGGACTTGGACGAAGTCATTCTCAGATTTTTGTCAGTTTTCATGGAGGTGACCTGCGCAGGACCTTTGTCAGACATCTCGTTAGTACTTTGACAGATGCTGGGATCAGCGTCTTCACAGACAATGATAAGGGAAATGGGATAAAACTACAAAATTTCTACAAGAGGATAGAGGAGTCTAAGATTGCAGTCGCCATCTTCTCCGAGAGGTACATCGAGTCACATTTTTGCTTGGACGAGCTTGTAGCAATGGACAAGCTTGTAAGGGAAAACAAACTCTTGGTGATTCCTGTCTTCTACAATGTGAAACCAAGCGACGTGAAGCATCTCAAGGGAGAATTCGGTAGACGTTTCAAAGAGATGAGAGTAAGATACAAGGACGAAGCTGAGAAGGTCCTGAAGTGGGAGACTTAG